The Pseudobdellovibrionaceae bacterium genome contains a region encoding:
- a CDS encoding DUF642 domain-containing protein has product MTRKQRRFSAGIAILGLVLFFQNCGSSQNFDLEQATQSLSGVGDLSAPPAGNDGAPAPMPTPTPTPVPTGQATQGQFCARQAGELPKFRLSLADLREQKLEDVTSLDRFFRADVRLANLNIYLPKLDIKALPVHFGYDLGGQGTIRRDDGTELRERFAVMYESYLQLAQEDHGTYQIAVAASGQVELEIQDASGVYVKRISAMTGIDETRFLCVNQNIFIRRGDQIGLRLRQTHRTGASLSAALYWRKVGSATSAASASCNASGELFRDGQATSQMQTILNEGWRSPGADNLTLTTDGENLVVNGDFENVSGLSLPTTGTWWKYFTSLPGWLAYQKFELQNSGFTNVFSFRGGNYWIELDADQGVDAIHQEITVKPNTSYRHLFDYATEPGTSQNTSQILVYRVASKTDGNFQFDHLDTVSAPNTGAWLTYQRRIDSGTSNRMKVKLMEGGGDDNNGAYIDNVVFREIRENDRVCLGGAIPAPGIKILAARYGKNKFVDTTTFVRARCEDKASCSFNANNDMNGDPENGIVKVLTIRYSCLNGDKEVAVNENTQAQLSCP; this is encoded by the coding sequence ACCTGTCAGCTCCCCCCGCCGGAAACGACGGCGCCCCCGCACCGATGCCGACGCCGACACCGACACCGGTCCCGACCGGTCAGGCGACCCAAGGCCAATTCTGCGCACGTCAAGCCGGCGAACTTCCGAAGTTTCGTCTCAGCCTGGCGGATCTGCGAGAGCAAAAACTCGAGGACGTGACCTCGCTGGACCGGTTCTTCCGCGCGGACGTGCGCCTGGCGAATCTCAATATCTATTTGCCCAAACTCGACATCAAAGCCCTTCCCGTCCATTTCGGATACGACCTCGGCGGCCAAGGCACCATCCGGCGCGATGACGGGACCGAACTGCGCGAGCGCTTCGCGGTGATGTACGAATCTTACCTGCAGCTGGCGCAGGAAGACCACGGAACCTATCAGATCGCCGTCGCGGCCTCGGGTCAGGTCGAACTCGAGATCCAAGACGCGAGTGGGGTCTACGTGAAACGGATCTCGGCGATGACGGGAATCGACGAGACACGTTTTCTGTGCGTGAACCAGAACATCTTCATCCGTCGCGGTGATCAAATCGGCCTGCGTCTGCGCCAGACCCACCGCACGGGGGCCTCGCTCAGCGCCGCGCTTTACTGGCGTAAAGTGGGTTCCGCCACCAGCGCGGCCTCGGCTTCTTGCAATGCTTCGGGCGAGCTCTTCCGCGACGGCCAAGCGACTTCGCAAATGCAAACCATTTTGAATGAGGGGTGGCGGTCACCGGGGGCCGACAACTTGACCCTAACCACCGACGGCGAAAATCTGGTCGTCAATGGCGACTTCGAAAACGTCAGCGGGCTTTCGCTCCCGACCACGGGAACGTGGTGGAAGTACTTCACCTCGCTCCCGGGCTGGCTGGCCTACCAAAAGTTCGAATTGCAGAATTCGGGTTTCACGAACGTCTTCTCGTTCCGCGGCGGCAACTACTGGATCGAACTCGACGCGGACCAAGGCGTGGACGCCATTCACCAAGAGATCACCGTGAAACCGAATACGAGCTACCGTCATCTTTTCGACTACGCGACCGAGCCCGGCACCAGCCAAAATACGTCGCAGATTTTGGTCTATCGCGTGGCCTCGAAAACCGACGGCAACTTTCAATTTGATCATCTGGATACCGTCAGCGCACCGAACACGGGCGCTTGGTTGACCTACCAACGCCGCATCGACTCGGGAACCTCGAACCGGATGAAAGTGAAACTGATGGAGGGCGGTGGCGACGACAATAACGGCGCCTACATCGACAACGTTGTTTTCCGCGAGATCCGTGAAAATGATCGCGTGTGCTTAGGCGGCGCGATCCCCGCCCCGGGAATCAAAATCCTTGCCGCTCGCTATGGTAAAAACAAATTCGTGGACACCACGACCTTCGTGCGCGCACGCTGCGAAGACAAAGCCTCTTGCTCCTTCAACGCGAACAACGACATGAATGGCGATCCCGAAAACGGAATCGTTAAAGTGTTGACGATTCGCTACAGCTGTTTGAACGGCGACAAAGAAGTCGCGGTCAACGAAAACACTCAAGCGCAGTTGAGCTGTCCGTGA
- a CDS encoding phage holin family protein, giving the protein MGRRAGSVGFGLRARFDDFAPGAGFAMNLFTLLLHSFLDRQAREQTERLREAGLRAAEKGRKLAIAGAFFSLTAAFSFAAIVTFAIEAGLQYDRGAGLTYSGLMISATILIVIALLGGLIGLLIASSSSENKVNAQPPPPRSTQSELKDVLEDIALQLLKQFAQSQRAGDQTPSSANESETRP; this is encoded by the coding sequence GTGGGCCGCCGCGCTGGGAGCGTTGGCTTTGGGTTACGTGCTCGGTTCGATGACTTCGCGCCGGGAGCGGGATTCGCGATGAACCTGTTCACGCTTTTGCTGCACTCCTTTCTTGACCGTCAAGCACGCGAACAGACCGAACGTCTGCGCGAGGCCGGGCTTCGCGCCGCCGAGAAGGGGCGCAAGCTGGCGATCGCCGGTGCCTTTTTCAGTCTGACCGCGGCCTTTTCATTCGCGGCCATCGTGACCTTCGCTATTGAGGCGGGTCTGCAGTACGACCGGGGCGCGGGCCTCACCTATTCGGGGCTCATGATCTCGGCGACGATTCTTATCGTGATCGCTCTTTTGGGGGGCCTCATTGGCCTCCTCATCGCTTCATCGAGCTCCGAGAATAAAGTAAATGCTCAACCCCCTCCTCCGCGTTCGACTCAAAGCGAACTCAAGGACGTGCTTGAGGATATCGCGCTTCAACTGTTAAAGCAGTTCGCTCAATCTCAACGTGCCGGCGATCAAACGCCGTCCTCCGCAAACGAAAGTGAGACCCGTCCATGA
- a CDS encoding response regulator transcription factor, giving the protein MSSLATRILVVDDHPIFREGLKLSLDSSLKDFTWVGEAANAKTALDQIYDKRPDLVILDLILGSTSGLDVVREVKSRQIPTKILVLTQVQDPKTERELRRLEVDAILSKMAPLQSVVEAVEALRNNQPFTSPPLPNSNEEEGMNPVPALKPNLTAREVEIVRLVAAGQTQKEIAETLGCAPETVKTHKGNLLRKLGARNSAEIVAWATRTGLI; this is encoded by the coding sequence ATGAGTTCTTTGGCTACCCGCATCCTGGTTGTGGACGATCACCCGATCTTCCGCGAAGGTTTGAAGCTCTCTTTGGATTCGAGCCTCAAAGACTTCACGTGGGTGGGCGAAGCGGCGAACGCGAAGACGGCTCTCGATCAGATCTACGACAAGCGCCCCGATCTGGTGATCCTCGATTTGATTCTGGGATCGACGTCGGGACTCGACGTCGTCCGCGAAGTGAAAAGTCGTCAGATCCCCACGAAAATTTTGGTGCTGACTCAAGTGCAGGACCCCAAGACCGAGCGCGAACTCCGTCGCTTGGAAGTCGATGCGATTTTGTCCAAGATGGCGCCCTTGCAATCCGTCGTCGAAGCCGTGGAAGCTTTACGCAACAACCAGCCCTTCACGAGCCCCCCGCTTCCGAACTCCAACGAAGAAGAAGGCATGAACCCCGTGCCCGCGCTCAAGCCGAACCTCACCGCACGCGAGGTCGAGATCGTGCGTTTGGTCGCCGCGGGACAAACCCAAAAAGAAATCGCCGAAACTCTGGGTTGCGCCCCGGAAACTGTCAAAACGCACAAAGGCAACTTGTTGCGTAAGCTGGGCGCGCGAAATTCAGCCGAGATCGTCGCCTGGGCGACGCGCACCGGGTTGATCTAA
- a CDS encoding PAS domain-containing protein, whose translation MLPVYALLSIITLTMCASFALMAYSWQNRGAPGSPAFCATMALTFIWSTFTLFVLVTPDEALMETLIRLRMAVILFAPPAIVLIHTHVNPRADLYGRPYLQALLFVPCVVAVASLFVPSWSEYGLVDFEKVQLKTLSALTFTRGPIMSFQRIYSILCVTYGLSLGGRMWWRGDASTRRQALWLMAGSLVPIASHWAGMVTGWTITMYQWSAALGLVGALCFSMALFRYQLLDWAHLAKSQVFERLPDPVLKLDNENRLRVFNTAAQRVFAISQGHVGQEWKTISTLPGPVIDRVSEEILAMRQGVEPRRTLEVIHEAGSWAVHIECARTWNPQDTGLLLSFYDLSERKALESQIRERSVELTDANSRLEELVGFKNRLLSLVAHDLSGNIGTMVMVSSALQSKIENEVDEPARKMLRLMVRSSVSVQEFFSNLIQWIAKLDSRMEPRLGICDLQALVEKSVEQLTPILLVQRQTVVVTAPKVVLIAADPDMITAVIRNLISNAIGASQAGQEIAVGIDDGPSEVTLWVKDTGVGIAPSRLAQLIDGGALIDRDAEAPAPGFGIGLNVCRDFIHFHGGRLAAESTPGSGSRFYFTLPKGSKPSV comes from the coding sequence ATGTTGCCCGTGTACGCGCTTCTCTCCATCATTACGCTCACCATGTGCGCATCGTTCGCGCTGATGGCGTACTCGTGGCAGAATCGTGGCGCGCCCGGAAGTCCCGCTTTCTGCGCGACGATGGCGCTGACCTTTATTTGGTCGACCTTCACGCTCTTCGTTCTGGTGACTCCCGACGAGGCCTTGATGGAAACGCTGATCCGTCTGCGCATGGCGGTCATTCTTTTCGCGCCACCGGCCATCGTTTTGATTCACACTCACGTCAATCCGCGAGCCGATCTTTACGGTCGGCCCTACTTGCAGGCGTTGCTTTTCGTGCCCTGCGTGGTGGCGGTCGCCTCATTGTTCGTGCCGTCGTGGTCCGAGTATGGATTGGTCGATTTCGAGAAGGTTCAATTGAAGACCCTCTCGGCATTGACGTTCACGCGCGGTCCGATCATGAGCTTTCAGCGTATTTACTCCATCTTGTGCGTCACCTACGGTTTGTCGCTGGGCGGACGGATGTGGTGGCGTGGTGATGCCTCGACCCGCCGCCAAGCTTTGTGGCTGATGGCGGGATCCCTCGTCCCCATCGCCAGTCACTGGGCGGGTATGGTGACCGGTTGGACGATCACCATGTACCAGTGGTCCGCGGCCCTCGGTTTGGTGGGCGCGCTTTGTTTCTCGATGGCGCTTTTCCGTTACCAGCTTTTGGATTGGGCGCACTTGGCGAAGAGCCAAGTCTTCGAACGCCTACCGGATCCGGTTTTGAAACTCGACAACGAAAATCGCCTGCGCGTTTTCAACACGGCCGCGCAGCGAGTCTTCGCGATCTCTCAGGGGCATGTGGGACAAGAGTGGAAGACGATCTCGACGCTGCCGGGGCCGGTGATCGACCGCGTCTCGGAAGAGATCTTGGCCATGCGCCAAGGGGTTGAACCGCGTCGGACCCTCGAGGTGATTCACGAAGCGGGGAGCTGGGCCGTTCATATCGAGTGCGCGCGCACCTGGAATCCTCAGGATACCGGGCTCTTGCTGAGCTTCTACGATTTGAGTGAGCGGAAAGCGCTCGAATCCCAGATCCGTGAGCGGTCCGTTGAACTCACGGACGCCAACTCACGGTTGGAAGAGCTGGTCGGTTTTAAGAACCGTCTGCTGTCGTTGGTGGCGCACGATCTGTCCGGCAACATCGGCACGATGGTCATGGTTTCCTCGGCGCTGCAAAGTAAGATCGAAAATGAAGTGGACGAGCCCGCGCGCAAAATGCTGCGGCTGATGGTGCGGTCCTCGGTTTCGGTCCAAGAGTTCTTTTCGAATCTGATCCAGTGGATCGCGAAACTCGATTCACGGATGGAGCCCCGTCTCGGAATCTGCGATCTGCAGGCACTGGTCGAAAAAAGCGTCGAGCAGCTGACGCCGATTCTTTTGGTGCAACGTCAGACCGTCGTGGTCACGGCCCCCAAAGTGGTTTTGATCGCCGCGGATCCGGACATGATCACCGCCGTTATTCGGAATTTGATCTCGAATGCCATCGGCGCCTCGCAAGCGGGGCAAGAGATCGCGGTCGGCATCGACGACGGTCCTTCGGAAGTCACTTTGTGGGTGAAAGATACCGGCGTCGGGATTGCGCCGTCGCGTTTGGCGCAACTCATTGATGGCGGGGCGTTGATCGATCGGGACGCGGAAGCGCCGGCTCCGGGCTTCGGCATCGGTCTGAACGTCTGTCGGGACTTCATCCACTTTCACGGCGGACGTTTGGCCGCCGAATCGACGCCCGGTTCCGGGAGCCGATTCTACTTCACGCTTCCGAAAGGCTCGAAGCCCTCGGTCTAA
- a CDS encoding PAS domain S-box protein — MRSFWIKNFGILASVMGIVAVVGICIAHIELINGAMAMIVMGSILTLIVFVIALVTLGGESQLMKAEEERDQFFTQSLEMLCISGLDGFFKKLNPAFSRTLGFSVDELRAKPILEFVHPDDRDKTIHEIKRQAQGQQVMSFENRFRCKDGSYRTLSWKSVPIGNVMYAAARDVTDDRNREESVQKSQVLLDAMIDNIPMMIYIKDSADLRFVRFNRTGSKLVGYPSEYFIGKNDSDFFTPEQANHFTSCDRDVLKSMQPLDIEETLKTRDHGVRQMRTKKIAISLPDGEKYLLGFSQDITEQRMAEDELVNARQIAEDANRAKSEFLANMSHEIRTPLNGIIGMTDLLMRSTLNEQQKEFVKTLEESSSNLLMLINDILDFSKIEAGKMNLESVNFDARSIVKSQVNLLTSRATDKGLTLETFIDPTIPPLLRGDPARIGQVLLNLLGNAIKFTPSGKVSVSVALKSRDDQGCTLEFSVIDTGIGITPEQKRMLFRPFTQADGSTARRYGGTGLGLSICKMLTELMGGQVGVESEPGKGSRFFFTVRIKPAFMVLESPARVLPPIQTNRRPASPAAPTTRDRAPRILVAEDNRVNQMMVLSMLQSFGYSAQVVANGREAVDVFRTSQFDLILMDCQMPEMDGLEATALIREHETGTGRRTPIIAFTANATAQDREQCMQAGMDGVITKPVRMDVLQQALISWLEEPTDPAQRPGN, encoded by the coding sequence TTGCGCTCGTTTTGGATCAAGAACTTCGGCATCTTAGCTTCCGTCATGGGCATCGTCGCCGTGGTGGGGATTTGTATCGCCCATATCGAGCTGATCAACGGCGCCATGGCCATGATCGTGATGGGCTCGATCTTGACCTTAATCGTGTTCGTCATCGCGCTCGTCACGTTGGGTGGCGAATCCCAACTGATGAAAGCGGAAGAAGAGCGCGATCAGTTCTTCACGCAGTCGCTGGAGATGCTTTGTATTTCGGGCTTGGATGGATTCTTCAAAAAGCTCAACCCCGCGTTCTCGCGGACGCTCGGTTTCAGCGTCGACGAACTGCGCGCGAAACCCATCTTGGAGTTCGTACACCCCGACGATCGGGACAAAACCATTCACGAGATCAAACGTCAGGCCCAAGGCCAACAGGTGATGTCTTTCGAAAATCGTTTCCGCTGCAAAGACGGAAGCTACCGCACGCTCTCTTGGAAATCGGTGCCGATCGGCAACGTCATGTACGCCGCGGCCCGCGACGTGACCGATGATCGCAATCGGGAAGAAAGCGTTCAGAAAAGCCAGGTCCTGCTCGACGCCATGATCGACAACATCCCGATGATGATCTACATCAAGGATTCGGCCGACCTGCGCTTCGTGCGTTTCAATCGCACGGGTTCAAAACTGGTGGGATATCCTTCGGAATATTTCATCGGTAAGAACGATTCCGATTTCTTCACTCCCGAACAGGCCAACCACTTCACCAGCTGCGACCGCGACGTTTTGAAGTCCATGCAACCGCTGGACATCGAAGAGACCTTGAAAACGCGCGATCACGGGGTTCGCCAAATGCGCACCAAAAAAATCGCGATCTCCCTACCCGACGGAGAGAAGTATCTTTTAGGATTCTCGCAAGACATCACGGAACAGCGAATGGCCGAAGATGAACTGGTCAACGCGCGCCAAATCGCCGAGGACGCGAACCGCGCGAAATCGGAATTTCTGGCGAATATGTCCCACGAAATTCGGACTCCGTTGAATGGGATTATCGGGATGACCGACCTGCTGATGCGTTCGACTTTGAATGAACAGCAAAAAGAGTTCGTGAAAACGCTTGAAGAGTCGAGCTCGAACTTGCTGATGCTCATCAATGACATCTTGGACTTCTCGAAGATCGAAGCGGGCAAGATGAATCTGGAAAGTGTCAATTTCGACGCACGTTCGATCGTGAAGTCGCAAGTGAACTTACTGACCTCGCGGGCCACCGATAAGGGCCTGACCCTCGAGACCTTCATCGACCCGACGATCCCGCCCCTGCTGCGCGGCGATCCCGCCCGCATCGGTCAGGTTCTGCTCAATCTTCTGGGCAACGCGATCAAATTCACCCCGAGCGGGAAAGTCAGCGTCAGCGTGGCGTTGAAATCCCGCGACGATCAAGGCTGCACGTTGGAGTTCAGCGTGATCGACACCGGCATCGGCATCACGCCCGAGCAAAAACGGATGCTCTTCCGCCCCTTCACGCAAGCCGACGGTTCAACGGCCCGGCGCTACGGCGGCACGGGGCTGGGACTCTCCATCTGTAAAATGCTGACGGAGCTGATGGGCGGTCAAGTCGGCGTCGAAAGTGAACCCGGCAAGGGCTCGCGCTTTTTCTTTACCGTCCGGATCAAACCCGCCTTCATGGTTCTGGAATCCCCCGCACGCGTGCTGCCGCCGATCCAAACGAATCGTCGCCCCGCCAGTCCCGCCGCACCGACGACCCGCGATCGCGCGCCGCGTATCTTGGTGGCGGAAGATAACCGCGTGAATCAGATGATGGTGCTGTCGATGCTGCAAAGTTTCGGCTACTCCGCGCAGGTCGTGGCCAATGGTCGCGAGGCCGTCGACGTCTTCCGCACCTCACAGTTCGATTTGATTTTGATGGATTGCCAGATGCCGGAAATGGACGGACTCGAGGCCACCGCCTTGATTCGTGAACACGAGACCGGGACCGGCCGACGCACGCCCATCATCGCGTTCACGGCCAATGCCACCGCGCAAGACCGTGAGCAGTGCATGCAGGCCGGCATGGACGGCGTCATCACGAAGCCCGTGCGTATGGACGTCCTTCAACAAGCGCTCATCTCCTGGTTGGAAGAACCGACCGACCCCGCCCAGCGCCCAGGAAACTGA
- a CDS encoding DTW domain-containing protein has translation MLKLEDYLRQREALKANAPRTRELCRSCRQPGFACYCPELRPFHSDIHFAILIHPIESRRRIATGRMSHLTLQNSSLIEGQDYRQNAKVNALLEDPANDCRILYPGPRATDLGAMPAEERRQMLTPAPNRRLVIFVIDGTWATARKMMRQSENLAPLPRLAFTPARPSNFRVRKQPRPECFSTLEAIHQLLEFSAPERPEHAGLLQVFDHMVEKQLNFIRASHLSTRKVTYRREENRKVLAGLGLLEGEEAPQNGPGLGFAEP, from the coding sequence GTGTTGAAACTGGAAGACTACCTCCGCCAGCGCGAAGCCCTCAAGGCCAACGCCCCCCGCACTCGTGAACTCTGCCGGAGCTGCCGACAGCCCGGCTTCGCCTGTTACTGCCCGGAGCTCCGTCCCTTTCACTCGGACATCCACTTCGCGATCCTGATCCATCCCATCGAAAGCCGGCGCCGCATCGCCACCGGACGGATGTCCCATCTGACCCTGCAAAACTCCTCGTTGATCGAAGGGCAAGACTACCGCCAGAACGCCAAAGTAAACGCGCTTCTGGAGGATCCCGCGAACGACTGCCGCATCCTGTATCCGGGACCGCGCGCGACCGATCTGGGGGCCATGCCCGCAGAGGAACGGCGGCAGATGTTGACGCCCGCGCCGAACCGGCGGCTCGTCATTTTTGTGATCGATGGCACCTGGGCCACCGCACGGAAGATGATGCGCCAATCGGAAAACCTGGCCCCGCTTCCACGCCTCGCCTTTACCCCCGCTCGTCCGTCCAATTTTCGCGTGCGCAAACAGCCCCGGCCCGAGTGTTTCTCGACTTTAGAGGCGATCCACCAGCTGCTGGAATTCAGCGCTCCGGAGCGTCCCGAGCATGCGGGTCTGCTTCAAGTTTTCGATCATATGGTGGAAAAACAGCTCAATTTCATCCGCGCCTCTCATTTGAGCACCCGTAAAGTGACCTACCGCCGCGAGGAGAACCGCAAGGTCCTCGCGGGGTTGGGCCTCCTCGAGGGCGAGGAAGCACCGCAAAATGGCCCCGGCCTGGGGTTTGCCGAACCCTGA
- a CDS encoding RNA-binding protein: MGKKLYVGNLPYSVDDNVLNQTFADFGQVTSAKIIIDRETGRSKGFGFVEMATDAEAENAISQMNGADWEGRKLTVNEARPQAPREGGGGGGGRGGFGGGRGGGGGGRW; encoded by the coding sequence ATGGGTAAGAAATTGTACGTCGGCAACCTGCCGTACTCGGTGGACGACAACGTCCTCAACCAAACATTCGCAGATTTCGGCCAAGTCACATCGGCTAAAATCATCATCGACCGCGAAACCGGTCGTTCGAAAGGTTTCGGATTCGTCGAAATGGCGACCGATGCTGAAGCAGAAAACGCGATCAGCCAAATGAATGGCGCGGACTGGGAAGGTCGTAAACTGACCGTGAACGAAGCCCGTCCTCAAGCTCCCCGCGAAGGTGGCGGCGGCGGCGGTGGTCGTGGTGGTTTCGGTGGCGGCCGCGGTGGTGGCGGCGGCGGACGCTGGTAA
- a CDS encoding DEAD/DEAH box helicase, producing the protein MSEQNQSSGKTKSKSWFSFLKKKNESPSTDTPSPSKTTSSTPAATPAKNDRNWGPGRGSNYRDAERVQHDRAERGQNDRAERNARPTRDNQNKRPGQNRPERGPNTDARPERSANASSEERGEGGQRRRRRGGRGRNRNREGSAREPQSGKPDLVGIPNAHFPELKTDAPAPTPVSLDELEGFSELGLIEPLQLAVAALGYTSPTPIQQQSIPHLLQGHDLLGNAQTGTGKTAAFALPILQRLFENPRRAEPRRFRALVLSPTRELALQIQQSFVDYGKHLNLSSAVIFGGVGQGPQVAALKRGLDILVATPGRFLDLMDQGHLDISGLEIFVLDEADRMLDMGFIHDIRKIIKVLPAERQNLFFSATMANEINKLASSFLKNPVRVAVNPVSSTAELIDQKVVFVEKAHKRELLRYVLQNPDLAKVIVFTRTKHGANQVSEMLEKNGFKSAAIHGNKSQNARQKALESFRQGDVRVLVATDIAARGIDIDEITHVINFELPNVPEDYVHRIGRTARAGAKGQAIAFCNPEERVDLKSIERLTGRPLEVTEFPDFVPTAVSSPSSSGDLGRGGRREGGGHRTGHRGSGRGGGGRGGGRGRRR; encoded by the coding sequence ATGTCAGAACAGAATCAATCTTCTGGGAAAACCAAGAGTAAATCTTGGTTTTCTTTTTTGAAGAAAAAGAACGAATCCCCTTCGACCGACACACCTTCTCCGTCGAAGACCACATCATCCACTCCCGCAGCCACCCCCGCGAAAAACGATCGCAACTGGGGTCCCGGCCGCGGCAGTAATTACCGTGACGCGGAACGCGTCCAGCATGACAGAGCGGAACGCGGCCAAAATGACAGAGCGGAACGCAACGCCCGTCCCACGCGTGACAATCAAAACAAACGTCCCGGTCAAAACCGTCCCGAACGTGGACCGAACACCGACGCGCGCCCCGAACGCAGCGCAAATGCGTCTTCCGAAGAGCGTGGCGAAGGCGGACAACGTCGGCGTCGCCGCGGTGGTCGCGGTCGTAACCGCAATCGCGAAGGCTCAGCCCGCGAGCCCCAGTCCGGCAAACCGGATCTGGTCGGCATTCCGAATGCGCATTTCCCCGAACTGAAAACCGACGCTCCCGCACCGACTCCGGTCTCGCTGGACGAACTCGAAGGCTTCAGTGAACTGGGATTGATCGAACCCTTGCAACTCGCCGTCGCGGCCCTCGGTTACACGAGCCCGACACCGATTCAGCAGCAGTCGATTCCGCATCTGCTTCAAGGTCACGATCTGCTCGGCAACGCGCAGACCGGAACCGGCAAGACCGCGGCGTTCGCGCTGCCGATCCTGCAACGTCTTTTCGAGAATCCCCGTCGCGCCGAACCCCGCCGCTTCCGCGCGCTGGTGCTTTCGCCGACGCGTGAACTCGCGCTCCAGATTCAGCAAAGCTTCGTCGACTACGGAAAACACCTGAACCTCAGCTCGGCCGTGATTTTCGGCGGAGTGGGACAGGGACCGCAGGTCGCCGCGCTGAAACGTGGACTCGATATTCTGGTCGCGACGCCCGGACGTTTCCTGGATCTGATGGATCAGGGACATCTGGACATCTCGGGACTGGAAATCTTCGTCCTCGATGAAGCCGACCGTATGCTCGATATGGGTTTCATTCACGACATCCGCAAGATCATCAAAGTCTTGCCGGCGGAGCGTCAGAACCTGTTCTTCTCGGCCACCATGGCCAACGAGATCAACAAACTGGCTTCGAGTTTCCTGAAGAACCCCGTGCGGGTCGCGGTGAATCCGGTGTCTTCGACGGCGGAACTCATCGACCAGAAGGTCGTGTTCGTCGAAAAGGCGCACAAACGTGAACTGCTCCGGTACGTTCTGCAAAACCCCGATCTGGCGAAGGTCATCGTGTTCACACGCACGAAACACGGCGCGAATCAGGTTTCGGAAATGCTCGAGAAAAACGGCTTCAAGAGCGCCGCCATCCACGGCAACAAATCCCAGAACGCCCGTCAAAAGGCGCTGGAGAGTTTCCGTCAAGGTGACGTGCGCGTTCTGGTCGCGACCGATATCGCCGCACGCGGGATCGACATCGACGAAATCACCCACGTCATCAACTTCGAGTTGCCGAATGTGCCCGAGGACTATGTCCACCGCATCGGTCGGACCGCGCGCGCCGGAGCCAAAGGCCAAGCGATCGCGTTCTGTAATCCGGAAGAGCGTGTCGATCTGAAAAGTATCGAACGCCTGACGGGACGTCCCCTCGAAGTGACCGAATTCCCCGACTTCGTACCGACCGCGGTCTCGAGCCCCTCGTCCTCTGGCGATTTGGGCCGAGGTGGTCGCCGTGAAGGCGGAGGTCATCGCACCGGACACCGCGGCTCTGGCCGTGGTGGTGGTGGGCGCGGCGGAGGCCGCGGACGCCGTCGTTAG